In Bacillus weihaiensis, the genomic stretch TCAACATTTTTTCCCTCCTTGATTAAAATGACTTCATATACTCACTATATAACATATTTTAACAAATTACGATCATTCATGTAGTGTAAATTAGGCTGCAACAGTTTAATGGTGATTTGTTGGATGGTAGAAGACGGTCGACTTTACAATAAATGAATGTCTACGAGATGCTCACGGAAATCATCAACTACGTTTAACTGAGACAAAAAATAAAGGAATAAAGTAACATAAAGTGGTTTTTTACATTTCAAAAAAAAGTCGATAATTAGCCTCTATTTAGTTCTCAGTAAAAAAATATGTCAAGGAGTGTGTTAAAATTAGGAAGTGATTTTCTTTATTCGAACATTCCCTAACCATCATTTTTCAGTATAGAAGGTAAAAACTATCTTTCTTCAATCTAGTAAAAATTAATACATAAAACGCCGATATAGGTGATAGCTATCCAATTACAAAAAGGGATAATGATAGCTTACATATAATTGGTAAATGAACAATATCTGGATCCTAATCATCTATTTAATAGCAGGGGGCAAGACATAATGAATGGAAACGAATTTATTTCATTTGATTTAGTGGGCAGTGAATTACAGGAAGATATTTATTCTGAACAAGGTATTTTACTATTAAAAAAAGGAATTACCTTGAATGAAAACCACATTTTATTACTACATAAATACAAGTTTGGTGAAAAGATCCTTATTAAACAGGAGAAAAAGAAAGAAGAGCCTGTTACAGCTGAACAATATCGGGATATGATTACAATAATTAAAGAGACTTTCCAACAAATCATTGCAAAGGAAAAGGTGAACTTTGACAATATCTTACCACCATTTTATCAATTGGTTACTACAGCGTTACAAGATTTAGAAATTATGAAGGTGATTCAACAAACAGGACCAAAGGAAAATTACCTTTATCAGCATAGTCTAAATGTTGGGATACTTTCTGCTATGATTGGAAAAATACTAGGGTATGCAAAAAAAGATTGTTTATTACTTGCAGAAATGGGACTATTTCACGACTTAGGTATGATTCATTATAAAGACATTGTCGAAAAAAACGAAAAGTTAACTGAACAAGAATATCAGTCTGTAAAAGATCATACAAAGCTTGGCTACTTATTATTAAGAAGTCAGAATGAGCTTGATAATCTTGTTGCTGAGGCAGCACTTCTTCATCATGAAAGAATTAACGGAGCAGGCTATCCACGTGGCAAAAAGCTCGACGAAGTTTCTTTATACATTCAAATCATTTCTGTAGCGGATTGTTTTAATGCAATGTGTAATAACCCCTATATGAATCAAAAAGAAGATTTTGAGTGCATGTACGAACTAATTAATGAGGCGGAAGGGAATTCATTAAACCCTGCCGTTGTGATCCCATTTATTCGCTTCTTAATGAGACAACAACTACATAAACAAGTGACATTAAGTGACAGTTCTCTGGCAACTATTGTGTTCATTCATGAAAATGAACCACACCAACCTTTAGTTCAAATAGGTGACGAAGATTATATTGATTTACGTAAACAGAGTACGCTTAAAATCGTAAACATCGAAGAAGAGGTAGCTACTACAACCTAAAGAATTTAATTAGCAAATATCTTCTTTTAGACTGTTTGTTTTTGATTGGCTGTGTTTATCTTGAGTGATGATGGAAGTAAAAGCCTCATGGATCTCCCATGGTTACGGAAATCATCACTAAGTTTACAGAGCCTTTTAATAAGAAGCTTTAAAGAAGATCATTAAGATAAAATCTATCGATCACTATCTAGTTTAAACAGATATCCTAAAATAGCTGCGATAAACCAATCATTCTAAAGTAAGTGAAAATGTATGATTATATATTTAATCCCACTCTGTTTAGCTTCAAAATGTCTACCACCCGCGTCTTATCCTACTCTTTATCATTTTACTCATTATTATTTTGAAAATAATTCAGAAGGTCTCACATTATAGCATAGTTTTTATACGGAGTTGTACGGCGATTTATTTTGTGATTTTTTTGCTCAGTAGTTTTTAGGATAAAAACTAAACATACTTATGCAAGAGAAGTGTGCATTGAAGATAAGAAAAGCAATTACATCAAGATGGGTCCAGGACCGTAAGCGGAAAAAAGCATGTCTGAAACTCTGAAATCACCGTTTACCATACAGATCCTCATGTAAAAAAGAAATTTAAATATTTGGTTATCTTTTTTGAAGGTGGTATAGTGTTTAGGGATAAAATTAATAGGAGATGACAAAGATGGCAAATATTAAATATGAAATCGTCAGGCACATTGGTACTCTGTCTGAAGGCTCAAAAGGATGGAGAAAGGAAGTTAACTTAATCAGCTGGAATGACCGCGAACCAAAATTTGATATTCGTGATTGGGATGTAACTCATGAAAAAATGGGGAAGGGGATTACTTTTTCTAAGGAAGAAATGGTAGAACTAAAAAAATTATTACATCATATAGATGTTTCTTGAATAATTCGTATGTAAAAGCCTTTAAATTACATGATGTTCAAAAGGTGTTAATAGAACGTTACAGCATAAGTATAAGACAGAAGGGCTTGATTATCGTTGAATCAATTAACCGGAAAAAAACGTTTGCAGTTAGGGTTGCTTCTAGGGACATTAGGTCTTTTAGGACCTTTTACCATTGATATGTACTTACCTTCTTTTCCAACGATTGTAGAGGATTATCACACAAATGCTTCACTTGTCCAAATAAGTTTAACCACATGTTTATTAGGATTAGGGATAGGTCAATTAATTATTGGACCTATGAGCGATGTTCAAGGGCGGAGAAAACCTCTTTTAACCTTTTTAATTTTATACTTACTTGCATCCATCACATGTGCTATTGCTCCGAACATTTATACATTTATAGCTTCACGCTTCATTCAAGGGTTCGCAGCTGCAGGAGGAATTGTCATCTCACGCGCTGTGGTTCGAGATGTTTATAGCGGAAAAGAACTAACAAAATTTTTCGCTTTATTAATGCTCGTTGGGAACCTTGGCCCCATTGTTGCCCCATTAGTGGGAGGGGGGATTTTAGCATTTACAAGCTGGTCAGGCGTTTTTCTGGTCCTGTCGATTGTTGGCTTATCATTATTTCTTTTAGTATTTTGGAGACTAGAGGAAACACTACCACAGGATAAACGGATTCCAAGTAATTTCAAACAAGTTCTAAGTAATTTCGGTACTCTAATTAAAGATCGACAATTTGCGGGTTATGCACTCACACAAGGATTTATGATAGCTGGTATCTTTGCCTATGTATCTGGTATTCCATTCGTCTATCAAAATATCTACGGAGTATCACCACAGGCGTTTAGCTTCTTATTTGGCGTTAATGGGCTTGCACTAATTATCGGTACACAATCAGTCGGCCGACTAAATGATTATATCCCTGAAAAAACGTTTCTAAAGATTGGATTGATTCTTTCAAATTCTGCGGGCATTGTCTTACTCATTTCCCTTTTATTTCATGCACCTTTGCTAGCCGTAGCAATACCTATTTTCTTTCTAGTAGCTTCTATAGGTATGATCTCAACAACTTCGTTTGCCTTAGCGATTGAAACACAAGGACATATCGCAGGAAGTGCATCTGCCTTATTAGGGCTATTACCATTCGTTTTAGGTTCCCTAACAGCTCCACTAGTTGGGATTGCAGGGGAAGATAATGCCATTCCAATGGGAATTGTTATATTCTCTGCTAGCTTTTTAGCGTTTTTGTCCTATTTTCTACTAGCACGAAAAACAGAAACGACTATACCCCAAACAAATTAGCAGATAAGCATTCTTTTCGCCTATTCCATCTTTGGAGTAGGTTTTTTTGTTTGATTAATACTTAAATACATGCTGACCAATGACGACCGTTGTTTCTCTTGAATCTAACCAACGACTTGTGGCAATTTTCGGATTATAAAAGAAAAGGGATCCTTTTGTAATATGTCTCATATTCGTTAACGCTGCTTCAACAGCTTTAACAGATTCTTGATCTGCAGCCTTATGAATTTGTCCGTTGGATACAGGTTGAAATTGTCCTTTTTGATAAATTACTTTTTCGATTGTATTTGGAAATTTTGGACTTTCTACACGGTTTAACACAACATCTGCAACAGCAACCTTCCCTTCAAAAGGCTCCGATTGCGCTTCAGCTCGTACAATTCTTGCTAATAAATCAAAATCTGAATCCGAAATATTTGTATTTGATTCGGTCTTTGTTTTCTCAACGGTAGTTGTTTTTACATTCTTTTTCTTCGCTATATGTATTTCTTGTCCCACATAAATAAGGTTTACATTCTTCACTTGAGGATTAGCGTTTGCTAATTCAGATAATGATAAGCCATTTTGTGCAGCAATTTCTGACATCGTATCTCCTTTTTGCACCGTATACGCAAAGGAAGGAACAGCCATAAACAGAGTAACAAGGAAGGTTAGTACAATCGTTAGTTTTTTTATCATCTTGACCTCCTGGTTTAATAATTGTTTTTTGAACTCTTGTCCTATTCCTATGAATGAAAAAAACAGTTTAGTGTTACAGTTACATTACACAGATGTTACAAGAGCAGGAGAACCTAGTATCTTTTTAGATTTTTAGTATATTGTTATATAATAAGCTTCATAATATTGACTAAGTAGATTGCTGTATAAAGCTGCACTTTTAGAAGAAATTATTTTTACATATCAATTTTTTGTTACAAAAAAACCTTAAAATCAAATGGGATAAATTAGCTATTAATAGAAGAGTTGTAATCAGTATGACCAGCTTACATAGGGAAATAAGATTGTTTGAACGACAAAATCCTGTTATATAGGTTGTCAAATCGTGATATGGACTCTGTCCGAACACGTTATGATTTTCCTATTAGTTGCAGGCTGTAAAGGAGAATAGAAAAAATTAATGATAAGGGATGAGGTCTAGTGGAGATAAAAAACTTAGAATTAATAAAAACGTTACGCCATGAATTACATCAACACCCTGAGCTTTCAAATGAAGAAGAATGGACAAAACAGCATGTTATGAATTTTCTTGCTTCACAAACTAAACTCACTCTTGTTGATAAAGGGAAATGGTTCTATGCCATATACCATGCTGGTGAAAATCGGAAAAACATTGCCTTCCGTGCAGATTTTGATGCTTTGCCGATCGACGAAACGATAAATCTTCCTTATGCTTCACAGTTTCCTGGTGTTTCTCACAAATGTGGACACGATGGTCATACAGCTTCTCTTTGTGGACTTGCGCTTGAAGTAGATCAAAAAGGTGCTAAGGAAAATGTTTACTTTCTTTTTCAACACGCAGAAGAGATAGGAGAAGGAGCTGCAGAATGTGTAACGATGCTTGATGAACATGGAATAGATGAGATTTACGCTTATCATAACATGAGTGATATGGAAGAAAATGCTGTATATATAATAGATGGAACAGCGCATTTCGCTTCTAAAGGTATGATTATTACGCTAGAGGGAGAGCCAGCTCATGCCAGTCAGCCTGAAAATGGAAAAAATCCAGCCTATGCTTTTGCACAAATCATTAACTCAATCGGTACTTTCAGCGCACCTGAAAACAATAAGGGAGACGTTGTATGTACAGTCATCCATGTCAATATTGGTGAAAAGGCGTTCGGGATTGCAGCAAGTAAGGGAGAACTTCTTCTAACATTACGTGCATTATATGAGAACGAGCTACAAATCCTACAACAAAATATTAAACAGCTCGCTGAACGTCTAGCTAAAGCATATGGACTTAAGCTTATGATTTCTTATAACGATATGTTTCCTGAGACAGTAAATCATAAAGAAAGCTCTGATAAAATCAGAACAGTTTGCATGAAGAAAAAAATTCCTTTAGTTGAAATGAAGAATGCGTTTAAAGCTTCTGAGGATTTTGGGCATTATGTAAAGAAAACAAAGGGGGCTATTTTTTATATAGGGAACGGGATTGAGTACCCTCAAATTCACACAAAAGAATATGACTTTAATGATCATATCCTTGAGACTTCTGTTGAAATGTTTAAAGGACTCCTCGAATAAGTTGGTTACTTCTATCATTTATCTAAATAGTAAGCATTTACCCTATACAGCTTGACCTTTCTTACATATAAAAATAGAAAGTATAGAAGGGAGAACAATATGGCGTGTATTATTGGAAAAGTGATTATTAAAGAAGTCAGTGGAGGGGTTATTAATTTTGGCGATGTTCATACCATCTCACCGAAAGAACTAAGTAAATCCATTTCAGGAGCAGGTGGTGGAGGGATTGGTGATGGTCAATTTATTACGAACGGAAGTAGTGTAACAAATGGAACAGAACCGACCGTTGTTGATCAAAATGTGATCGAGGTATGACCTTTAGCCTTTGTATACGAGACAAAAGATGAAAATGCTTGAGAACCATAGTGGAAGAGGCTGGGACATAAGTGTTTTTAGTTAATGAGAAAGCCGAACTATCGGGTGATAGTTCAATGGAAATCTCCGATATTGTTCGGTTTTTATTCTTTGTCACTACATGTATTGTTTATGCATTCGATTATTAATCGCTAGTGTAATGGAGCGAAAAGACACTTGACTCCAGCAGGAGGTAGAGGAAAGGGTGAGACCCCACAGGCGTATTCGTGAGGCTAAAGCTTCCTCCCTAGGAAAAAGCAGTTCATTTTCCCCCGCGGAAAGCAAGTGGATGCAACGGAATGGAACGGACTTGTTCTTCCGCCTCAAGCATGTAGGGAAAGATCCTCCATAATTTACATGTCCCGTTCTTAGTTTTACTATGCTATAGTTGTTGTACACCAGTTGTTACCCATTAAACATATTAAGACTGGTTTAAACATTACACATAGCAGCATACATTTTAAATACATACCGTGCTAGATGGGGAGCTGGCGGTGCCCTATAACCTGCAACCCGCCTTAGCAGGATCAAATTCCTTTTTAGCGGTATGGTTTATGTAAGGTTCGCCTTATGAGAGCAGTGTTGACCATCGGGGTCCGCGGGAACAGAATTCTATGAACGGGTCAGGCCTGGAAGGGAGCAGCCATAAATAGAACATTCTGTGTGCCGCAGGGTAGCCCTGATCGAGCTAGCTGCATAAGTAGCACTTATGTGACCATAACAATAAAAGGTGCACGGTTTTACATAGTTAGGTGCCTGTCACCTTCCATTCTTGTTACACAAAAAGTAAGCACCCTAATAAAAGCAGATAAAAGCAGGATTGAAGGTTGATTCAATTCTGTTTTTTATTTGCTTTTTTACCTATTTCCTACATAGAGCGTTAACAACTATAATTCCTTTATCATTCATTGCCTACATGGTTTCCCTTTAAATTCAAACTGTTTTAATTTTTTTTGTTGATTTTTACTCTTTGCTAATTAGCTAATTAGAGTAGAAGGTAGGAAGCTACTGCTGGAGAAGAATGGAAAAATGAGGCTGCTGGTCATTATGAGACTTGTTTTTGAAAAAGCCGTAAGCTTCATACGGAAAGCGAAACAGTAAAGGAAATCAATAAGTATATATAACATAGCTTTATTACTTGTATAGGGTACAGGGGTATGGTAACATAAAAATTAAGGAAAACACTAGCTTTATAAACGAATAATTTGTATCTCTGTAACTAAACATGAAATAATACAAAAAGACAACATCTTAAAAGGGGTAACAATGGAAAATCCGTTTATAAATGAACTTACAACTACTATTGAAACGTGCTGTTCATACTGCACGTTTCATTTTTAAAGGTTTTATACCTATAAGGGGTATGGAGGAGATTATATGAATCAAGTACTTAAAGAAACTATTCTTCCAATCAAAGGAATGACATGTGCCTCATGTGCAAATCAAATTGAAAAGGGATTAAAAAATGTAAATGGCGTACAGGAAGTAAATGTGAATTTTGCATTAGAGATAACAACGGTGACATATGACCCAAGTATCGCAAATGTACAGCAGGTTGAGGGAAAAATTAAAGAGTTAGGGTATGAGGTTTTAAGTGAAAAGGCTGAGCTTACTATTTTTGGTATGACCTGCGCAGCCTGTTCAACTCGTGTTGAAAAGGGATTAAATAAACTTGAAGGTGTAACCAAAGCCTCAGTAAACTTAACGTTAGAAACGGCAACAGTTGAGTACATCCCCTCACAAATAGGCTTGAAGGAGATGCTACAACGCGTTGAAAAACTAGGGTACAAAGCAACTCTTAAACAAGAAAAAGTAGGAGAGCTAGAATCCATTAAATCGAAAGATCTTGAGAAGCAGAAAGCTAAATTTATTTTATCTCTCATTCTTACGTTTCCACTACTATGGGCCATGGTCAGTCACTTTAGCTTTACTTCATTTATTTATTTACCCGAAATGTTTATGAACCCATGGGTACAGCTTGCACTTGCAACACCTGTTCAGTTTATAGTAGGAAGGCAATTTTATATAGGTGCATATAAAGCATTACGAAATAAAAGCGCTAATATGGATGTATTAGTTGCGTTAGGAACATCAGCAGCATATTTTTATAGCCTTTATTTAACGATTTTTTCTATGGATAGTAAAGAGCAAATGGTGGAGCTCTATTATGAAACAAGTGCTGTGTTAATTACCTTAATTATCTTAGGAAAACTATTTGAAAGTCGAGCAAAAGGTCGTTCCTCTGAAGCCATAAAAAAACTGATGGGATTACAGGCTAAAACAGCAACTGTTATACGTAACGGAGATGAACAGGAAATTCTTTTAGAAGATGTTATGGTTGGTGACCTTTTAGTTGTGAAGCCAGGTGAAAAGATACCTGTTGACGGAAAGATCTTAGAAGGTCGAACTGCACTAGATGAATCGATGTTAACAGGAGAAAGTGTCCCTGTTGATAAAACAGTGGGAGACAATGTCATTGGGGCAACTCTTAATAAAAATGGATTTATTAAGATTCAAGCTATAAAGGTCGGACGTGACACGGCTCTTTCACAAATTATAAAAGTAGTGGAAGAAGCTCAAGGATCTAAAGCACCCATTCAACGACTAGCGGACCAAATTTCTGGTATCTTTGTCCCAATCGTTGTAGGAATCGCATGTTTAACCTTTATCATATGGATATTACTTGTCACACCTGGAGACTTCGCGGAAGCTTTAGAGAAATTAATTGCTGTTCTCGTTATTGCTTGCCCTTGTGCATTAGGGCTAGCAACACCAACTTCCATTATGGCTGGCTCAGGTCGAGCTGCAGAGATTGGTGTGCTTTTCAGAGGTGGAGAACATCTTGAAGGAACGCATAAAGTTACTACCATACTATTAGATAAAACCGGCACGGTAACAAATGGAACGCCTGTATTAACAAATATCATAACCTTATCCCATGTTGACGAGAAACAATTTTTAAAAATCGTAGGATCAGCGGAAAAGCAATCGGAGCATCCACTTGCTCAAAGTATTGTTACAGGAATTAAAGAACGTGGTATTAAGATCGGTGAAGCCGAAGAATTCGAAGCTATTCCTGGTTATGGTATTGTCGCTAAGGTACATGGCCAAGAAATAGTAGCTGGCACGAGAAACTTAATGCACCAACGAAAGATTAGCATTGATCAGGCACTCCCTACAATGGAGCAGCTTGAAGATGAAGGAAAAACAGCGATGCTCATTAGCATTAATGGGGAAAATGTTGGTTTGATCGCTGTGGCAGATACAATCAAAGAAACCTCAAAATCTGCCATTCAACGTTTAAAGGATATGGGCCTAGAGGTAATAATGATCACTGGTGACAATGAACGAACGGCAAAAACAATCGCACTTGAAGCAGGGATTGATACTGTTATCTCAGAAATTCTGCCAGCAGGAAAAGCAGATGAGATCAAAAAACTACAGCAATCCGGTAAAGTGGTTGCTATGGTTGGTGACGGGATAAATGATGCACCTGCATTAGCAATGGCTGACATTGGAATGGCAATTGGCACAGGAACAGACGTTGCAATTGAAGCAGCAGATATTACCTTAATTCGAGGAGATCTAAACAGTATTGCTGATGCTATTATCATGAGCAAAAAAACAATGACAAACATAAAACAAAATCTATTTTGGGCTTTTGCCTACAACTCACTAGGCATCCCAATTGCAGCATTAGGATTTTTAGCACCTTGGTTAGCGGGAGCAGCCATGGCCTTTAGCTCCGTATCTGTTGTCTTAAATGCTCTACGTTTACAAAGAATCAAATGATAAGAAATGAATAAATATCCATTCAAGCTATAAGTTATTGAGGATAGAATAAGCTTCTTTGTAGAAAAACGTAAAATAATAGAAAAAAATTTCAAAAAATGTAAATAAAAGATACCCATCTTGCCTTCAAAGGAAGTATAATAATCTAGTAATTATATTTGGATAGTGGAGGCACAATGGGATGAAAAAATCAATTCTCACAGGAATTCTAGTTTTTGTTTTGAGTTTGACAGCTTTACCGGGCTTTAGTTTTGCCGTTGAACAGAATGATCCTAATCTTGACAAATTTTTAGCCTCGATTAATTGGGAAAAACAAGCCTATATTGATTATCTTTCTAGTAAGGAGTGGACTTTAGAAGATTTTGATTCTATCGACCAATTAGGTACACCACTTACAGAAGAAGCGGTTCAATCAGTCCTCGCTGAGTATAACTTATCACGTGAAGAATTAAATGAGCTTCTTATCGAAAATGGAGATATTGAAATAGGAGAAGATGTATTAGACGGAACATATCTTATATTTTCTGAAGAATTGATTGATAGTATTGATTTTTACATTGGGACGCCAATAAATGATACAAATTTACAAGAACTACTTGACTACTATGAGTTTGATACAGTTGATCAGCTAGAAGCCTTTTTAAACTCTTATGATGATTCAATCGAAAACTACGAGTTTATTGAAGACCTTGATTTAGCGCTTGACTTTTACATGAATGTTGGCGAGATAGATTTTGAAGAAATATATGACCTATTCGATCAAATTGGCCTTACAGAGCAGGAAATAGAAGCCATCTTTACTCACTTAGAAACTCTTGATTTCGAAGATCCAGCCTCTCTAGATAAATTATTAGAATTAAGTGAGCGAATGATTCAATTTGAAGAATTTGAAAGCGCAGAAGAGTTAACTGCTGAACAAATTGCTGAACTCTTGGATATTTTCGATGACCTACTAGATTTATTACATTTAGACACGAAATACTATCTTGTAAAAGATGGTGAAAAGAAGCCTATTACATTCGATACACTCTTAACGATGGATACGACAAATGGCTACGATCTTCTTATTGAATTATATTCAACAAGTGGTCAATTTCTAGCAGATATTTTATTCACAGCAGAAATGGTAGGCTCTGACATTATCCAAGAAACGGGTAGAGATATTATAGAGGCAAAGGAAATTGTAACGACGAAGCCAGTTGTAACAAAGGAGCACATCCAAACCGTTAAAGGTGGGAAACTCCCTAAAACAGCTTCCAACTACCCTTTGAATACTCTAATAGGTATTGGATTTGTAATGGGAGGATTCCTTCTATTCCGAAAATTCAAAGTAAGAGGCACTAACTAAATGGGATCTCGTCGAAAGAGAGGGAGCAAACGTCCTACACGTTTGCTTCTTCTTTCTTTATCAATTGTCTTTATCTTATTCGGTATATGGTTTAGCAGTACAAATGCTTATACATTTCTAAAAGGCTATCTCCTTTTCAAAGTGAAGCAAACAGAAGTTGAGGAATGGCAAGGAGTTCCCTTAGAAAAACCACCTGAACTGAAAGAAAAAGAACAAGGGAGTTTATACAACAAACGTCCAGAACTAGGTGAGAATATCGGTGAGCTTTTTATTCCAAAACTTAAGGCAAGCCTACCGATCTTTCACGGCACAAATGAAGAAGAACTAGCGAAGGGTGTTGGACATTACGCCGGAAGTGTTTTACCTGGTGAAAACGATAATTCCGTTCTATCAGGTCACCGCGACACTGTCTTTCGCAATCTAGGTGAAGTGGGCAAAGGTGACCTTCTAATTGTCAAAACAGAGGCTGGTGAATTTACGTACAAAGTAAAAAAGGTTCGAATTGTCGACAGTGATGATCGCACAGTCATTGTCCCTAAACCAAAAGCTACTTTAACTGTTTCTACATGTTACCCTTTTGATTTTATAGGCGCATCACCCGAACGATATATTCTCATTGCTGATTTAGTCTCTTCCTCAAATGAATGAAAGGAACACCCAAGGAAACAAAATTAGCACATACATGAGTACCCTAAGACTTTGCTATAGTAGATTACTAGTAATTTCCTATTGCTAATTTAAAATAAAATAATATCTTACTAAGGGGAGGGTTACGCTTCGCTAGAGCTAATTGGAAATCATTAACTCTATCATGCTTATGTGAAGCACATTGGATCTCTGCGAATCTTATGGTATGATGACGTACCCTCCCATGTCTCTTGGCATCTAGTGCGTACATTCCATCGTTCGGTCTATTCATGAGGCAGAGCAAAAATTAAAAGGTATCTAACATTCTGTAGCTCTGTGTTTCTTTACAATAAGCAATTATGAAATTGATTCTATACGATTATCTATTTAAAATACATAGTGGAGGTGGCGTCATCATGTGGATAATAGTTGGACTTTTGGCCATACTAGTAACATTTATAAATCTTTTTTTGTATATAACAGGAAAAGATTATAAACTTGCTATGGCACTTGGATTATCTCTTACTGCATTGACACTCTGTGCAGAATATAGCTTAGTATCAGATTGGGTAAAGGCCGAAGATTGGGCTGCTTTATTGGATGTTGTACCAACGATGGAAAAAGCATTATGGATATTAACAATCGTTTCTATCTTATTAAATATTGTACCTATTCTTCTAGATCTTAAAAATAAAAAATAATTCATTATTGACGTGATTTAGATAATAGTTACTTTAGGTTTTCATGTTTAAGCTTGCTTCATTAGTTCAGTATCTAATAGACCACGTTCTAGCTTTCTTCTAATAAAAGCAATCATGATACGCTTATTGTCGCAAGCTACTTCTATTATAATTCAAAGGCATTTTAAGTATCTTTTTTGGTGTTTACTTAGAGAAAATTAAACGTTCAGAATAGGCACAAAATAGAAAAAAACGACACGTTTACTTATTTTAGAGAAACAAAGCGATTACTTATTAGACCATTGTA encodes the following:
- a CDS encoding HD-GYP domain-containing protein, yielding MNGNEFISFDLVGSELQEDIYSEQGILLLKKGITLNENHILLLHKYKFGEKILIKQEKKKEEPVTAEQYRDMITIIKETFQQIIAKEKVNFDNILPPFYQLVTTALQDLEIMKVIQQTGPKENYLYQHSLNVGILSAMIGKILGYAKKDCLLLAEMGLFHDLGMIHYKDIVEKNEKLTEQEYQSVKDHTKLGYLLLRSQNELDNLVAEAALLHHERINGAGYPRGKKLDEVSLYIQIISVADCFNAMCNNPYMNQKEDFECMYELINEAEGNSLNPAVVIPFIRFLMRQQLHKQVTLSDSSLATIVFIHENEPHQPLVQIGDEDYIDLRKQSTLKIVNIEEEVATTT
- a CDS encoding YdbC family protein — its product is MANIKYEIVRHIGTLSEGSKGWRKEVNLISWNDREPKFDIRDWDVTHEKMGKGITFSKEEMVELKKLLHHIDVS
- a CDS encoding Bcr/CflA family multidrug efflux MFS transporter, translating into MNQLTGKKRLQLGLLLGTLGLLGPFTIDMYLPSFPTIVEDYHTNASLVQISLTTCLLGLGIGQLIIGPMSDVQGRRKPLLTFLILYLLASITCAIAPNIYTFIASRFIQGFAAAGGIVISRAVVRDVYSGKELTKFFALLMLVGNLGPIVAPLVGGGILAFTSWSGVFLVLSIVGLSLFLLVFWRLEETLPQDKRIPSNFKQVLSNFGTLIKDRQFAGYALTQGFMIAGIFAYVSGIPFVYQNIYGVSPQAFSFLFGVNGLALIIGTQSVGRLNDYIPEKTFLKIGLILSNSAGIVLLISLLFHAPLLAVAIPIFFLVASIGMISTTSFALAIETQGHIAGSASALLGLLPFVLGSLTAPLVGIAGEDNAIPMGIVIFSASFLAFLSYFLLARKTETTIPQTN
- a CDS encoding cell wall hydrolase, whose protein sequence is MIKKLTIVLTFLVTLFMAVPSFAYTVQKGDTMSEIAAQNGLSLSELANANPQVKNVNLIYVGQEIHIAKKKNVKTTTVEKTKTESNTNISDSDFDLLARIVRAEAQSEPFEGKVAVADVVLNRVESPKFPNTIEKVIYQKGQFQPVSNGQIHKAADQESVKAVEAALTNMRHITKGSLFFYNPKIATSRWLDSRETTVVIGQHVFKY
- a CDS encoding M20 metallopeptidase family protein; this encodes MEIKNLELIKTLRHELHQHPELSNEEEWTKQHVMNFLASQTKLTLVDKGKWFYAIYHAGENRKNIAFRADFDALPIDETINLPYASQFPGVSHKCGHDGHTASLCGLALEVDQKGAKENVYFLFQHAEEIGEGAAECVTMLDEHGIDEIYAYHNMSDMEENAVYIIDGTAHFASKGMIITLEGEPAHASQPENGKNPAYAFAQIINSIGTFSAPENNKGDVVCTVIHVNIGEKAFGIAASKGELLLTLRALYENELQILQQNIKQLAERLAKAYGLKLMISYNDMFPETVNHKESSDKIRTVCMKKKIPLVEMKNAFKASEDFGHYVKKTKGAIFYIGNGIEYPQIHTKEYDFNDHILETSVEMFKGLLE
- a CDS encoding spore germination protein, translating into MACIIGKVIIKEVSGGVINFGDVHTISPKELSKSISGAGGGGIGDGQFITNGSSVTNGTEPTVVDQNVIEV
- a CDS encoding heavy metal translocating P-type ATPase; amino-acid sequence: MNQVLKETILPIKGMTCASCANQIEKGLKNVNGVQEVNVNFALEITTVTYDPSIANVQQVEGKIKELGYEVLSEKAELTIFGMTCAACSTRVEKGLNKLEGVTKASVNLTLETATVEYIPSQIGLKEMLQRVEKLGYKATLKQEKVGELESIKSKDLEKQKAKFILSLILTFPLLWAMVSHFSFTSFIYLPEMFMNPWVQLALATPVQFIVGRQFYIGAYKALRNKSANMDVLVALGTSAAYFYSLYLTIFSMDSKEQMVELYYETSAVLITLIILGKLFESRAKGRSSEAIKKLMGLQAKTATVIRNGDEQEILLEDVMVGDLLVVKPGEKIPVDGKILEGRTALDESMLTGESVPVDKTVGDNVIGATLNKNGFIKIQAIKVGRDTALSQIIKVVEEAQGSKAPIQRLADQISGIFVPIVVGIACLTFIIWILLVTPGDFAEALEKLIAVLVIACPCALGLATPTSIMAGSGRAAEIGVLFRGGEHLEGTHKVTTILLDKTGTVTNGTPVLTNIITLSHVDEKQFLKIVGSAEKQSEHPLAQSIVTGIKERGIKIGEAEEFEAIPGYGIVAKVHGQEIVAGTRNLMHQRKISIDQALPTMEQLEDEGKTAMLISINGENVGLIAVADTIKETSKSAIQRLKDMGLEVIMITGDNERTAKTIALEAGIDTVISEILPAGKADEIKKLQQSGKVVAMVGDGINDAPALAMADIGMAIGTGTDVAIEAADITLIRGDLNSIADAIIMSKKTMTNIKQNLFWAFAYNSLGIPIAALGFLAPWLAGAAMAFSSVSVVLNALRLQRIK